From the Deinococcus radiophilus genome, one window contains:
- a CDS encoding ABC transporter ATP-binding protein: MPRPRLRDETKPDTAGLLKILWRTLPELWRSSPLLVTLLGLMALIGGVIPAVTLLISKWAVDGVSEVAAGGETNLALLAGAWAGAALLGQLTGVARQVLQGYAADNFTVQTSRRLMDKMNDLPGLEVLEDPRFHDDIQILQMGAPRRPLNLTATILGLLATAVSLLSVAGVLLTVGWWVPLVVVLGMIPLTLTQMRLYELGWSMTIQNTQASRELNYFQKAALNHGYAKEIRLYGLMPYLTHEYTERTLDYQRTMRGVRNKQLIGVLPAQILALAVTAGVFAYAVWQAQLGNLTPGAVVLVIGALSQVRGQLQELADSLGVGSEHLHWFGKYYEFLDAVPSVAVPAEPLPLPQRFDLTLDGVTFGYQGHAPVIENLSLHIPQGQTVAIVGENGAGKSTLVKLLLRFYDPSQGRILLGGAGEQVDLRDVDPQAWRSQVAAVFQDYARFEWDVRQNVLLGQEEDAPRLQYAADASGLTAMLPRLESGMNTRIGQAYGGVDLSGGQWQKLVTARALYRDARVLILDEPTAALDPRSEAEVFRTFAELSRGRTAVLVTHRLGSVRMADRIIVMNAGRITEDGTHEELLAAGGEYAELWALQARQYSESRDWLEREPDPASLLSSD, from the coding sequence GTGCCCCGCCCCCGCCTGCGCGACGAAACCAAACCTGACACGGCTGGTCTGCTTAAGATTCTGTGGCGCACCCTGCCGGAGCTGTGGCGGTCCTCGCCGCTGCTGGTCACGCTACTGGGTCTGATGGCATTGATCGGTGGGGTGATTCCCGCAGTCACGCTACTGATTTCCAAGTGGGCGGTGGACGGCGTGTCCGAAGTGGCCGCGGGCGGTGAGACCAACCTGGCCCTCTTGGCCGGAGCCTGGGCGGGCGCGGCGTTGCTGGGTCAGCTGACCGGGGTGGCGCGGCAGGTCCTGCAGGGCTACGCCGCCGATAACTTCACCGTGCAGACCTCGCGCCGACTGATGGACAAGATGAACGACCTGCCGGGCCTGGAAGTTCTGGAAGACCCCCGTTTTCACGACGATATTCAAATTCTGCAGATGGGCGCGCCGCGCAGGCCGCTGAATTTGACCGCCACCATCCTGGGTTTGTTGGCGACGGCGGTCAGCCTGCTGAGTGTAGCTGGGGTGCTGCTCACGGTGGGGTGGTGGGTGCCACTGGTGGTGGTGTTGGGCATGATTCCGCTCACCCTGACCCAGATGCGGCTGTACGAACTGGGCTGGAGCATGACCATTCAAAACACCCAGGCATCCAGAGAGCTGAACTATTTTCAAAAGGCGGCGCTGAATCACGGCTACGCCAAGGAAATCCGGCTGTATGGGCTGATGCCCTATCTGACCCACGAGTACACTGAGCGCACGCTGGACTATCAGCGCACCATGCGTGGAGTCCGCAACAAACAGCTGATCGGCGTGCTGCCCGCGCAGATATTGGCGCTGGCGGTCACGGCGGGCGTGTTTGCCTACGCCGTGTGGCAGGCTCAGCTGGGCAATCTGACACCGGGAGCAGTGGTGCTGGTGATCGGTGCGCTGAGTCAGGTGCGCGGGCAGTTGCAGGAACTGGCCGACAGCCTGGGCGTAGGCAGCGAGCACCTGCACTGGTTCGGCAAATATTACGAGTTTCTAGACGCTGTGCCCTCTGTGGCCGTACCTGCCGAGCCGCTTCCGTTGCCGCAGCGCTTCGACCTGACGCTGGACGGCGTGACCTTCGGTTATCAGGGCCACGCCCCGGTGATCGAAAACCTCTCACTGCACATCCCACAAGGGCAGACCGTCGCCATCGTGGGCGAGAACGGCGCGGGCAAATCCACGCTGGTCAAGCTGCTGCTGCGCTTTTATGATCCCAGTCAGGGCCGTATCTTACTGGGCGGAGCAGGCGAGCAGGTGGACTTGCGTGACGTGGACCCGCAAGCCTGGCGCTCGCAGGTGGCCGCCGTATTTCAGGACTATGCCCGTTTCGAGTGGGACGTGCGCCAGAATGTATTGCTCGGTCAGGAAGAAGATGCGCCGCGCCTACAATATGCCGCCGACGCCAGTGGCCTGACGGCCATGCTCCCCCGGCTGGAAAGCGGGATGAATACGCGCATCGGGCAGGCCTACGGCGGGGTGGACCTGTCAGGCGGGCAGTGGCAAAAACTGGTCACGGCGCGCGCGCTGTACCGAGACGCCCGCGTGCTGATTCTGGACGAGCCCACCGCCGCACTGGACCCCCGCAGCGAGGCTGAGGTCTTCCGCACCTTCGCGGAGCTGAGCCGGGGGCGCACTGCCGTGCTGGTCACCCACCGCCTGGGCAGTGTCCGTATGGCCGACCGGATCATCGTGATGAATGCGGGGCGCATCACCGAGGACGGCACCCACGAGGAGCTGCTGGCGGCAGGCGGCGAGTACGCCGAGCTGTGGGCCTTGCAGGCAAGGCAGTACAGCGAGAGCCGTGATTGGCTGGAGCGCGAGCCTGACCCGGCCTCACTTCTCAGCAGTGATTGA